A section of the Streptomyces sp. V3I8 genome encodes:
- a CDS encoding ATP-dependent 6-phosphofructokinase, whose protein sequence is MRIGVLTAGGDCPGLNAVIRSVVHRAVTHYGAEVVGFEDGYAGLLEGRYRSLDLDAVSGILARGGTILGSSRLQRDRLREACENAQDMAREFGIDVLIPIGGEGTLTAARMLSDAGLPVVGVPKTIDNDISSTDRTFGFDTAVGVATEAMDRLKTTAESHQRVMVVEVMGRHAGWIALESGMAAGAHGICLPERPFDPTDLIKMVEERFARGKKFAVVCVAEGAHPVEGTMDYGHGAIDQFGHERFQGIGTALAYELERRLGKEAKPVILGHIQRGGTPTAYDRVLATRFGWHAVEAAHHGEFGRMTALRGTDVVMVPLAEAVTELKTVPKDRMDEAESVF, encoded by the coding sequence ATGCGCATCGGAGTTCTCACCGCAGGCGGCGACTGTCCGGGACTGAACGCCGTGATCCGGTCGGTCGTGCACCGGGCCGTCACCCACTACGGCGCCGAGGTCGTCGGCTTCGAGGACGGCTACGCGGGACTGCTCGAAGGCCGTTACCGCTCCCTCGACCTGGACGCCGTCAGCGGCATCCTGGCCCGCGGCGGCACCATCCTCGGCTCCTCCCGCCTGCAGCGCGACCGGCTGCGCGAGGCGTGCGAGAACGCGCAGGACATGGCGCGCGAGTTCGGTATCGACGTACTGATCCCGATCGGCGGCGAGGGCACGCTCACGGCGGCGCGGATGCTGTCGGACGCCGGCCTGCCGGTGGTCGGGGTGCCCAAGACGATCGACAACGACATCTCGTCGACCGACCGCACCTTCGGCTTCGACACCGCCGTCGGGGTCGCCACGGAGGCGATGGACCGCCTCAAGACGACCGCCGAGTCCCACCAGCGGGTGATGGTCGTCGAGGTCATGGGCCGGCACGCCGGCTGGATCGCGCTGGAGTCCGGCATGGCCGCCGGCGCCCACGGCATCTGCCTGCCCGAGCGGCCCTTCGACCCGACCGACCTGATCAAGATGGTCGAGGAGCGCTTCGCGCGCGGCAAGAAGTTCGCGGTCGTGTGCGTGGCCGAGGGCGCGCACCCCGTAGAGGGCACCATGGACTACGGCCACGGCGCCATCGACCAGTTCGGCCACGAGCGCTTCCAGGGCATCGGGACGGCGCTGGCGTACGAGCTGGAGCGGCGCCTCGGCAAGGAGGCCAAGCCGGTCATCCTCGGCCACATCCAGCGGGGCGGCACGCCGACCGCGTACGACCGGGTGCTCGCGACGCGCTTCGGCTGGCACGCGGTGGAGGCGGCGCACCACGGTGAGTTCGGCCGGATGACGGCGCTGCGCGGCACGGACGTGGTGATGGTCCCGCTGGCCGAGGCGGTGACGGAACTGAAGACGGTCCCGAAGGACCGGATGGACGAGGCCGAGTCGGTCTTCTGA
- a CDS encoding helix-turn-helix domain-containing protein codes for MRVHQESTPRPTLPFDAPAARALRTALGMGPEHVAYGMRTSFGLPHVTPDLVVAWERGSASPGTGELTALAGVLWCSPGELVGAPRTLREHRVVRGLAADDVARAVGLELLAYIRMEEADEWRGSERQSAALAEVLTLSPADRVTVTGLGPKLAGMLRGAVTTRWQAYVRPVARLLPMERRTVGHALRAMHTAYQGQMVTTLSWGRDVAAADAEDAGRDFLDRVVEHFWSTVRHESGR; via the coding sequence GTGCGCGTGCACCAAGAGTCGACCCCCCGGCCCACCCTGCCCTTCGACGCCCCGGCCGCCCGCGCGCTGCGCACCGCCCTCGGCATGGGGCCCGAGCACGTCGCGTACGGGATGCGGACCTCTTTCGGACTGCCCCATGTGACACCCGACCTGGTCGTCGCCTGGGAACGCGGTTCGGCCAGTCCGGGCACCGGTGAACTGACCGCGCTGGCGGGCGTGTTGTGGTGCTCTCCGGGTGAACTCGTCGGCGCGCCCAGGACCCTGCGCGAGCACCGCGTCGTACGGGGTCTCGCGGCCGACGACGTCGCGCGGGCCGTGGGGCTCGAACTCCTCGCGTACATACGGATGGAGGAGGCGGACGAGTGGCGCGGCAGCGAGCGGCAGTCTGCGGCGCTCGCCGAGGTGCTCACCCTCTCGCCGGCCGACCGCGTCACGGTCACCGGGCTCGGGCCGAAGCTCGCGGGGATGCTGCGCGGTGCGGTCACGACACGCTGGCAGGCGTACGTCCGCCCGGTGGCCAGGCTGCTGCCGATGGAGCGGCGGACCGTGGGGCACGCGCTGCGGGCGATGCACACCGCGTACCAGGGGCAGATGGTGACGACGCTGAGCTGGGGCCGCGACGTGGCGGCCGCCGACGCCGAGGACGCGGGCCGGGACTTCCTGGACCGCGTCGTCGAGCACTTCTGGTCGACGGTCCGGCACGAGAGCGGCCGCTGA
- a CDS encoding M1 family metallopeptidase, which translates to MALPRPRRSARSVRAVAAATAVASFFAVAAGSAPTPGAPGVGDLYFPLLGNGGFDARHYALDIAYDPGTDRLDGRTTLTARATMRLSSFDLDLQRLEVTKVEVNGRPAAFTRDGDELRVTPRGALAKNRDFTVTVTYGGVPEPLTGPIVFGSDYGWMKTGDGVFVACEPNAASTWFPSSDHPSDKATYDIRIKAPKGLTGVSNGRLVSTYDKGGSTYAHWRESRPMATYLATATIGKFDVRTGRTPGGTPIYVAVDPTLADSNAVDVYAVTAAATDYWSQVFGPYPFEETGAIVDDMPAAGFSLEVQSKPVYSAVRSESTIVHELAHQWFGDSVSVERWQHIWLNEGFATYAQWLWAEHQGTRSAHDSFLAAYAARPADSAFWQIEVGDPQRDTMFASAVYQRGAMTLQVLRERIGDTAFFELLPAWTKLHRYGDANTADFVRLAEKVSGQQLDDLFGTWLFTTGRPAL; encoded by the coding sequence ATGGCACTCCCGCGTCCGAGACGTTCGGCACGTTCCGTACGTGCAGTCGCCGCCGCCACCGCGGTGGCCTCCTTCTTCGCCGTCGCCGCCGGCTCCGCCCCCACCCCGGGCGCCCCCGGCGTCGGCGACCTGTATTTCCCGCTGCTCGGCAACGGCGGCTTCGACGCCCGCCACTACGCCCTCGACATCGCTTACGACCCCGGCACCGACCGCCTCGACGGGCGCACCACCCTCACCGCGCGCGCCACCATGCGCCTGTCGTCCTTCGACCTCGACCTGCAGCGACTGGAGGTCACGAAGGTCGAGGTGAACGGCAGGCCTGCCGCGTTCACGCGGGACGGCGACGAACTGCGCGTCACCCCGCGGGGCGCGCTCGCCAAGAACCGCGACTTCACGGTCACGGTCACCTACGGCGGCGTCCCCGAACCCCTCACCGGCCCGATCGTGTTCGGCTCGGACTACGGCTGGATGAAGACCGGCGACGGCGTCTTCGTCGCCTGCGAACCCAACGCCGCCTCCACCTGGTTCCCGTCCAGCGACCACCCGTCCGACAAGGCCACCTACGACATCCGCATCAAGGCCCCCAAGGGCCTGACCGGTGTCTCCAACGGCCGGCTCGTCTCGACGTACGACAAGGGCGGTTCGACGTACGCCCACTGGCGTGAGTCCCGGCCCATGGCGACCTACCTGGCGACCGCCACCATCGGGAAGTTCGACGTCAGGACCGGCCGGACCCCGGGCGGCACACCGATCTACGTCGCCGTCGACCCGACGCTGGCCGACAGCAACGCCGTCGACGTGTACGCCGTCACGGCCGCGGCGACCGACTACTGGTCGCAGGTGTTCGGGCCGTACCCGTTCGAGGAGACCGGCGCGATCGTCGACGACATGCCCGCCGCCGGGTTCTCCCTGGAGGTGCAGAGCAAGCCCGTCTACTCGGCCGTGCGCAGCGAGTCGACGATCGTGCACGAGCTGGCCCACCAGTGGTTCGGCGACTCGGTGTCGGTGGAGCGCTGGCAGCACATCTGGCTCAACGAGGGCTTCGCCACCTACGCCCAGTGGCTGTGGGCCGAACACCAGGGCACCCGCTCGGCGCACGACTCCTTCCTCGCCGCCTACGCCGCCCGCCCCGCCGACAGCGCCTTCTGGCAGATCGAGGTCGGCGACCCGCAGCGCGACACCATGTTCGCCTCGGCGGTCTACCAGCGCGGCGCGATGACGCTCCAGGTACTGCGCGAGCGCATCGGGGACACCGCCTTCTTCGAGCTCCTGCCGGCCTGGACGAAGCTGCACCGCTACGGCGACGCGAACACCGCCGACTTCGTCCGCCTCGCCGAGAAGGTCTCCGGACAGCAGCTCGACGACCTGTTCGGGACGTGGCTGTTCACGACGGGCAGGCCCGCTCTGTGA